A window of Mytilus edulis chromosome 10, xbMytEdul2.2, whole genome shotgun sequence contains these coding sequences:
- the LOC139491558 gene encoding E3 ubiquitin-protein ligase XIAP-like gives MMGLLYICKYPHLRIYCVQLRLVNLTYSLEGCRCSNSILLICVEKCEFQFICRKKIGNRFSMHCKSGSHFVFNKWITLSSIKSKQHWLDISSRRKNIVLNRFCYSNLMHTFTPCFKEVQIIGGHTTDILLNAKRNRRVPFLSVSPIDCMWCLDAASVNVLSVLLFIVKIFHLHSFIFHLSRRFNRFLRDVEIHCSHPTNINFKIAEQSFAFVLVLLYSISSMEVLQILASIVFKLFAELTGKHVHLLISHFPRKQFQTINTEKDISLKSLLKQNIQPLKPRQIFTVFPIYGKISNLATIRQHQDDSLIPTRCMENGGTVNAPARGQEEGHTLASEKKMESELLRLSTLCNFPVFGISLLRLAEYGFYSEGNNDELVCYSCSNRVKGWTPNSDYSDVNNHYSNCQHVRKKKFAVPLEASGYSKDFTQMGKPNGNTDHICDGKMSSDLSIVCTDDKHDAVTANLIVSSNNNEEHLNNQSRTIGQAKQTETSSEAYRNEVYPYISEKYGLSRGVGYSQTDNVVRREYDVSNNQNSDTQGTGAHESSLMNGRQMFPPTYTREISVDGNTNITDSLNLLSLESEEQMPYFSGITQNPRNNVPSVSHQPMIKQNELLESNQEQLTFKYDGRLVKMKYPNYEPLQKRRDSYSDWPANRNFLHPYDLAECGFFFTHFEDCVRCFHCGIGLRNWEDNDNVWVEHARWSQRCQYLILRKGKEFIDTVVQMLGLNTDGENMQNEPLQLEPTDPTQSTRNPLEHAAAQYVLSEKMFEDEELVRVCMMSLIETTGWHSITIEHLVTSLLEMTATELASRNDHKAANSQYNGSKPCMDSPESRGTEIKSLTIESIARVVETDDTKKADDDPEELQKEIEKMKDLYTCKICLDEKVGVTFLPCGHLVTCAQCSPKIRRCPLCRTFIRSTIQTKI, from the exons ATGATGGGTTTGTTATATATTTGCAAATACCCGCATCTACGTATTTACTGCGTGCAACTGAGACTTGTTAACCTTACATATTCTTTGGAAGGATGTAGATGCAGCAATTCAATTCTTCTGATATGTGTTGAAAAATGTGAATTTCAATTCATTTGCCGGAAGAAAATAGGAAATCGTTTTTCAATGCATTGTAAAAGTGGAAGTCATTTTGTGTTCAATAAATGGATAACACTTTCGTCTATTAAGTCTAAACAACATTGGCTGGATATATCAAGTCgcagaaaaaatattgttttaaatcgTTTTTGTTATTCAAATTTGATGCATACTTTTACTCCCTGTTTTAAAGAAGTGCAAATAATTGGAGGTCACACAACTGATATTCTTTTGAACGCGAAAAGGAACAGAAGAGTTCCGTTTTTAAGTGTTTCTCCGATTGATTGTATGTGGTGCTTGGACGCAGCTTCAGTGAATGTTCTCTCGGTACTGCTATTCATtgtcaaaatatttcatttgcaTAGTTTCATATTCCACCTATCTCGACGTTTTAATCGGTTCTTGCGTGACGTCGAAATCCATTGTAGCCATCCGACAAATATTAATTTCAAGATTGCAGAGCAATCTTTCGCTTTTGTACTTGTTTTATTATATTCGATTTCATCAATGGAAGTATTACAGATACTTGCAAGTATTGTATTTAAATTATTTGCAGAATTAACAGGTAAACATGTACATCTTTTAATTTCTCATTTTCCTAGAAAACAGTTCCAAACCATCAATACTGAAAAAGATATAAGTTTAAAGTCCCTTTTAAAGCAAAATATACAGCCTTTGAAGCCAAGACAAATCTTCACCGTATTTCCTATTTATGGAAAAATTTCCAATCTAGCGACAATAAGACAACATCAAGACGATTCGCTAATACCAACAAGATGTATGGAAAATGGGGGAACAGTAAATGCGCCAGCAAGAGGACAAGAAGAAGGTCATACTTTGGcgtcagaaaaaaaaatggaaagcgAGCTTTTGCGACTGTCGACTTTATGCAATTTCCCTGTGTTCGGAATAAGCCTTTTACGCTTAGCGGAATATGGGTTTTATTCGGAGGGAAATAACGATGAATTGGTCTGTTATTCCTGTAGTAATCGTGTTAAAGGCTGGACCCCCAACAGCGACTATTCAGACGTCAATAATCATTATTCAAACTGCCAACATGTTAGAAAAAAGAAATTTGCGGTACCACTTGAAGCTTCGGGTTATTCAAAAGATTTCACACAAATGG GGAAACCAAATGGGAATACAGACCATATCTGCGACGGGAAGATGTCTTCAGATTTGTCGATCGTGTGTACGGATGATAAACATGATGCAGTTACTGCGAACTTGATTGTGTCCAGTAATAACAACGAAGAACACCTTAATAATCAGTCAAGAACCATAGGACAAGCTAAACAAACAGAAACATCTTCGGAGGCATATAGAAATGAAGTATATCCATACATTTCTGAAAAGTATGGTTTATCTCGAGGGGTAGGTTATTCTCAGACTGACAATGTTGTAAGAAGAGAATATGACGTATCAAACAATCAAAACAGCGATACACAAGGAACGGGAGCTCACGAGTCATCACTTATGAACGGAAGGCAAATGTTCCCACCAACTTATACGAGAGAAATATCAGTCGACGGCAATACAAACATAACTGATAGTTTAAACCTTCTCTCTCTAGAATCCGAAGAGCAAATGCCATACTTCTCTGGTATAACTCAAAATCCACGTAATAATGTGCCTTCTGTAAGCCACCAACCGATGATAAAACAGAACGAATTACTGGAAAGCAACCAAGAACAATTAACTTTTAAATACGACGGAAGACTGGTGAAAATGAAATATCCAAATTACGAGCCACTGCAAAAAAGGAGAGATTCTTATTCTGACTGGCCAGCAAACAGGAATTTCCTTCATCCTTATGATCTCGCTGAATGCGGATTTTTCTTCACCC attttgaaGACTGTGTGAGATGTTTTCATTGTGGCATTG gTTTAAGGAACTGGGAAGACAATGATAATGTGTGGGTCGAACATGCTCGATGGTCACAACGATGCCAGTATCTCATTTTACGGAAAGGAAAAGAATTCATTGATACCGTTGTACAAATGTTAGGACTAAACACC GATGGAGAAAACATGCAAAATGAACCACTTCAACTAGAACCAACAG ACCCAACACAATCTACTCGAAATCCACTTGAGCATGCAGCTGCACAGTATGTTCTTTCAGAAAAGATGTTCGAAGACGAAGAACTTGTCAGAGTATGCATGATGTCGCTCATAGAAACAACAG gttGGCATTCCATTACGATTGAACATCTTGTCACCTCCTTGCTTGAGATGACTGCAACTGAATTAGCCTCTCGAAACGACCATAAAGCGGCCAATAGTCAATATAATGGGTCTAAACCTTGCATGGATAGTCCTGAATCACGTGGAACAGAGATCAAATCATTAACTATAGAGTCGATTGCAAGAGTTGTTGAAACTGACGATACAAAGAAAG cTGATGATGATCCAGAAGAACTACAAAAAGAGATAGAAAAAATGAAAGATCTTTATACCTGCAAAATATGTTTAGACGAAAAAGTAGGTGTAACATTCCTCCCGTGTGGACATTTGGTGACTTGTGCACAGTGCTCACCAAAAATAAGAAGGTGTCCTCTTTGTAGAACATTCATCCGGAGTACAATTCAAACGAAGATATAG